Proteins found in one Zea mays cultivar B73 chromosome 1, Zm-B73-REFERENCE-NAM-5.0, whole genome shotgun sequence genomic segment:
- the LOC100273932 gene encoding uncharacterized protein isoform X1, which yields MGKLGAKSDYESLRDARISENMARMEMLGLLRCAGELSDIASASSHRAAGSATPRKTPRPRVTSMTPLRRSGRLLAATPTRPTGSASTHRCSTRLNGQGTGVLSKLTAAGSEDEDDTWEDDKEGKWAVAVAKERVQALQERRCDSRGRGGVYDSVLGICCHFCRQKKLCGEEDCKRCGEGDLKQPCLGKTECSSCHSSNGILCRGCLKVRYGEEMEEVRKNKNWLCPHCVEEKGIKKFWICNSSFCLKKRKIPPTGIAIYNAREQGYESVAHLLMDRLKRQAF from the exons atGGGGAAACTCGGAGCCAAGTCCGACTACGAGAGTCTCCGCGACGCCCGCATCTCCGAGAACATG GCCCGGATGGAGATGCTCGGCCTTCTCCGCTGCGCGGGGGAGCTCAGCGACATCGCCTCCGCCTCCAGCCACCGCGCGGCAGGGAGCGCGACGCCTCGGAAGACCCCCAGGCCACGGGTGACGAGCATGACCCCGCTCCGCCGCTCCGGCCGCCTCCTCGCCGCGACGCCGACCCGCCCGACCGGATCCGCGTCGACGCACCGCTGTTCCACTCGGCTGAATGGACAGGGCACAG GGGTTCTGAGTAAGTTGACGGCGGCGGGATCGGAGGATGAGGATGATACATGGGAAGATGATAAGGAGGGGAAGTGGGCGGTGGCGGTGGCCAAGGAGAGGGTACAGGCGCTGCAGGAGAGGCGGTGCGACAGCAGGGGGAGGGGCGGCGTGTACGACTCTGTTCTTGGGATCTGCTGCCATTTCTGCAG GCAGAAGAAATTGTGCGGCGAGGAGGACTGCAAGCGCTGCGGGGAAGGAGACCTGAAGCAGCCATGCTTAG GAAAGACGGAGTGCTCATCTTGCCATTCTTCTAATGGGATACTCTGCCGTGGTTGCCTGAAAGTTAGGTACGGCGAAG AGATGGAAGAGGTGCGGAAGAACAAGAACTGGCTGTGCCCTCACTGCGTTGAGGAGAAGGGTATCAAGAAATTCTGGATATGCAACAG CTCCTTCTGCTTGAAGAAGCGGAAGATACCACCGACTGGGATTGCCATATATAATG CAAGGGAGCAAGGATACGAGTCAGTTGCGCACCTTCTGATGGACAGGCTGAAGCGACAAGCTTTCTGA
- the LOC100273932 gene encoding uncharacterized protein LOC100273932 codes for MLSSVDRVVLYVTADGKQFKQVPFYFLAGVLSKLTAAGSEDEDDTWEDDKEGKWAVAVAKERVQALQERRCDSRGRGGVYDSVLGICCHFCRQKKLCGEEDCKRCGEGDLKQPCLGKTECSSCHSSNGILCRGCLKVRYGEEMEEVRKNKNWLCPHCVEEKGIKKFWICNSSFCLKKRKIPPTGIAIYNGISDSTPVHICETCCSCCY; via the exons ATGCTCTCTTCCGTGGATCGAGTCGTGTTATATGTGACGGCCGACGGGAAACAGTTCAAGCaagttcctttttattttctggcaGGGGTTCTGAGTAAGTTGACGGCGGCGGGATCGGAGGATGAGGATGATACATGGGAAGATGATAAGGAGGGGAAGTGGGCGGTGGCGGTGGCCAAGGAGAGGGTACAGGCGCTGCAGGAGAGGCGGTGCGACAGCAGGGGGAGGGGCGGCGTGTACGACTCTGTTCTTGGGATCTGCTGCCATTTCTGCAG GCAGAAGAAATTGTGCGGCGAGGAGGACTGCAAGCGCTGCGGGGAAGGAGACCTGAAGCAGCCATGCTTAG GAAAGACGGAGTGCTCATCTTGCCATTCTTCTAATGGGATACTCTGCCGTGGTTGCCTGAAAGTTAGGTACGGCGAAG AGATGGAAGAGGTGCGGAAGAACAAGAACTGGCTGTGCCCTCACTGCGTTGAGGAGAAGGGTATCAAGAAATTCTGGATATGCAACAG CTCCTTCTGCTTGAAGAAGCGGAAGATACCACCGACTGGGATTGCCATATATAATGGTATTTCTGACTCGACTCCTGTCCACATATGTGAAACATGCTGTTCTTGCTGTTACTGA